Proteins encoded in a region of the Zea mays cultivar B73 chromosome 4, Zm-B73-REFERENCE-NAM-5.0, whole genome shotgun sequence genome:
- the LOC100193097 gene encoding F-box/kelch-repeat protein At1g22040 isoform X1 yields the protein MGASLGSAASKDRQQEHGGEAPRPDPCKKTRLSSPLCTIHGSHGHPRLIPGLPDEVSLQILARMPRMGYLKAKMVSRSWKAAVTGAELYRLRKELGVAEEWLYILTKAAAGGQKLVWHALDPVSNQWQRLPLMPGIECRSGGVYGLGLRDLVSVGVGIFDVIRGWLGQKELSGGVPPFCGCAVGAAGGCLYVLGGFSGASASKRVWRYDPSANSWREVSPMRAGRAFCKASLLNDKLYVVGGVSKGENGLIAPLRSAEVFDPATGAWAELPDMLFSKSQAMPTAIADLLKPVAAGVTSYGGKLHVPQSFYSWPFAVDVGGEVFDPETNSWEQMPAGMGEGWPARQAGTRLSAVVEGDLYALEPTTSSSGGCEIKMYDAQEDAWKVAVSQVRAGAFDESDSPCLLAAFLGKLHLVVKDMGSRISVVQMDSLMKPVDSPALSAATTCRTPDVSSEQTHVWKAIASKNIAAAELVSCQVLSI from the coding sequence ATGGGGGCGTCCTTGGGCTCCGCCGCCAGCAAGGACCGGCAGCAGGAGCACGGCGGCGAGGCTCCGCGACCAGATCCCTGCAAGAAGACGCGGCTCTCGTCCCCTCTCTGCACTATCCACGGTAGCCACGGCCACCCGAGGCTGATCCCAGGGCTCCCGGATGAGGTCTCTCTGCAGATCCTCGCGAGGATGCCGCGGATGGGGTACCTCAAGGCCAAGATGGTCTCGCGGAGCTGGAAGGCGGCGGTGACCGGCGCGGAGCTGTACCGGCTGAGGAAGGAGCTCGGCGTGGCCGAAGAGTGGCTGTACATACTGACGAAGGCGGCGGCAGGTGGGCAGAAGCTGGTCTGGCACGCTCTCGATCCGGTTAGCAACCAATGGCAGAGGCTGCCGCTCATGCCTGGGATCGAGTGCAGGAGTGGCGGCGTGTACGGGCTGGGCTTGCGGGACCTGGTGAGCGTCGGCGTAGGTATCTTCGACGTCATCAGAGGCTGGCTCGGGCAGAAGGAACTGTCAGGCGGCGTACCACCGTTCTGTGGCTGCGCCGTCGGCGCCGCTGGTGGCTGCCTCTATGTCCTGGGCGGCTTCTCCGGAGCTTCCGCGTCGAAGCGCGTGTGGAGGTACGACCCCTCCGCCAACTCATGGCGGGAGGTGAGCCCGATGCGCGCCGGGCGCGCCTTCTGCAAGGCGAGCCTGCTGAACGACAAGCTGTACGTCGTGGGCGGCGTCAGCAAGGGCGAGAACGGGCTAATAGCTCCGCTCCGGTCCGCCGAGGTGTTCGACCCGGCGACTGGGGCCTGGGCCGAGCTGCCGGACATGCTGTTCTCCAAGTCGCAGGCCATGCCGACGGCCATAGCTGACCTGCTCAAGCCCGTCGCCGCCGGAGTGACCTCGTACGGGGGGAAGCTGCACGTTCCCCAGAGCTTCTATTCCTGGCCATTCGCCGTCGACGTCGGCGGAGAGGTGTTCGATCCGGAGACGAACTCGTGGGAGCAGATGCCTGCGGGCATGGGCGAGGGCTGGCCTGCGAGGCAGGCTGGGACGAGGCTGAGCGCCGTTGTGGAAGGGGATCTGTATGCCCTGGAGCCGACGACCTCCTCTTCCGGCGGTTGTGAGATCAAGATGTACGACGCGCAGGAGGATGCTTGGAAGGTCGCTGTGAGCCAGGTTCGTGCTGGGGCATTTGACGAGTCGGACAGCCCTTGCTTGCTTGCTGCGTTTCTTGGAAAGCTCCATTTGGTCGTCAAGGATATGGGCAGCAGGATCAGTGTCGTGCAGATGGACTCTCTGATGAAGCCAGTGGATTCGCCAGCCCTTTCGGCTGCCACGACATGCCGAACCCCGGATGTCTCCTCGGAGCAGACACATGTCTGGAAAGCCATTGCATCGAAGAACATTGCAGCTGCTGAACTTGTCAGCTGTCAGGTTCTCAGCATCTGA